Below is a genomic region from Leptotrichia shahii.
TACTCAATTTTCTGGGGAAATTTATTTTCAAATACTTTAGCAGGTTTAATCTTCTTTATTTCTGTAAAAAGTATCAACTGGAAAAAAGGTTTCAAAAATAAAGAAAGCAATTATATAAAATTACAAAAAAAATCTCTAAATAAATGAGAAACTTCTCACTTAAATAGAGATTTTTTTATTGACTTGAAATTAAAATTATTTTACAACATTCAATACAAGTGTTTCTCCAGCTACTGCTTTTCCAGATTCAACTGGATTTAATGAGCTGTAATCATCACTATTTGAAATTATTACTGGTGTAATGATTGATTTTGCATTTGCTTTTAAAAAATCGTAATCATATTTAACAATTGGGTCTCCTGCTTTTACTACTGCCCCTTCTTCTGCAACTCTTTCAAATCCTTTTCCTTCAAGTTTAACTGTATCCATTCCAAGATGCACGAAAATTTCGATTCCAGCAGGTGTTACAATACTAAAAGCGTGGTTAGTATCAAATATTTTTTCTATTCTTCCAGAAGCTGGTGCAACCATCACACCTGATGCAGTTGGTTCAATTGCAATTCCGTCTCCTATCATTTTTTGTGCAAAAACTTCATCAGGCACTTCTGACAAAGGTAGTAAATTTCCTGAAATAGGAGCTATTACTTTCCCGTCAAATTCTTTTTTAACTTCTTCACCTTTGTTACCTTTTTTGAATAAATCAAATAATCCCATTTTAATTCCTCCAATTTATTTATTTTATATTTTAATTATCTCATTTCAATGTTACCACATATAATCAAATTAGTCAAATTTTTCTTTTAATAATGAAAAAAATTTAGAAACAATTATTAAATATCACACTCCTATTTTTTTCAACTATTATTTTTCCAGTATTTTATCTATAATTTATTTTACTTTTTCAAAATAATTAATCAACTAATACAGGATTAAAATCTTCAACCCAAGGCAGCCCAAATTTATTTAACGCATCCATAAATGGATCTGGATTCATTTCTTCTACATTAAATACTCCCGGTTTTTTCCATTCACCTGTAAGCACCATTGCAGCTCCAATCATTGCTGGAACTCCTGTTGTATAGGAAATCGCCTGTGAGCTGACTTCCTTATAACATTCTTGATGGTCACAAACATTATAAACATAATAAGTTTTTTCAACTCCATCTTTTTTACCTCTAAAAATGTTTCCAATATTAGTTTTACCTTTTGTTCTAGGTCCAAGTGAAGCTGGATCAGGCAATACTGCTGTCAAAAATTGTAGTGGTACAATTTGCTTTCCTTCAAATTCTATTGGCTCAATTGACGTCATTCCAACATTTTCCAGTACTTTTAGATGAGTCAGGTAACTTTGCCCAAAAGTCATAAAAAATCTAATTCTTTTAATTCCTTTTATATTTAACGCAAGTGATTCTAATTCTTCATGATGCAATAGATACATATCTTTTTCACCAATTTGTGGAAAATCATATACCCGTTTAATTTCCATAGGCTTTGTTTCCACCCATTTTCCATCTTCCCAGTAACTTCCATTAGCTGTAACTTCCCTAATATTAATTTCAGGATTAAAATTTGTTGCAAACGGATAACCGTGATCCCCAGCATTTGCATCAAGAATATCAATATAATTTATTTCATCAAAATAATGCTTTTGTGCATAAGCCGAAAATACTCCAGTAACACCTGGATCAAATCCACTTCCCAAAATAGCCGTAATCCCAGCTTTTTCA
It encodes:
- a CDS encoding PTS sugar transporter subunit IIA, which produces MGLFDLFKKGNKGEEVKKEFDGKVIAPISGNLLPLSEVPDEVFAQKMIGDGIAIEPTASGVMVAPASGRIEKIFDTNHAFSIVTPAGIEIFVHLGMDTVKLEGKGFERVAEEGAVVKAGDPIVKYDYDFLKANAKSIITPVIISNSDDYSSLNPVESGKAVAGETLVLNVVK
- a CDS encoding saccharopine dehydrogenase family protein, translated to MGKKALVIGAGGVSNVVCHKCAQNSEVFSSIMIASRTKAKCDEIKERIEKSKYAGRIEIQTAQVDANNVPELVALINEYKPDIVINVALPYQDLTIMDACLETKTDYLDTANYEPLDTAKFEYKWQWAYKEKFEKAGITAILGSGFDPGVTGVFSAYAQKHYFDEINYIDILDANAGDHGYPFATNFNPEINIREVTANGSYWEDGKWVETKPMEIKRVYDFPQIGEKDMYLLHHEELESLALNIKGIKRIRFFMTFGQSYLTHLKVLENVGMTSIEPIEFEGKQIVPLQFLTAVLPDPASLGPRTKGKTNIGNIFRGKKDGVEKTYYVYNVCDHQECYKEVSSQAISYTTGVPAMIGAAMVLTGEWKKPGVFNVEEMNPDPFMDALNKFGLPWVEDFNPVLVD